Proteins from one Scyliorhinus torazame isolate Kashiwa2021f unplaced genomic scaffold, sScyTor2.1 scaffold_1382, whole genome shotgun sequence genomic window:
- the LOC140407257 gene encoding protein shisa-6-like: protein MSPLGALTVLLLLAGAGARNASWPGERKGERAAPVGDTCRGYYDVMGQYDPQFNCSSGTYLYCCGTCHYRFCCEFRSYQLAQGGCNNYYSPDWANPPLTSSSVTERYDPSKDRTNSTVYIICAVLTLSLAVGIGIKVAFRKSAQQPRDVNVSRALVDILRHQAVSVTTAERNNQTNVGSTVSQSDTTSHGTKTPYTPVKKIKANQ, encoded by the exons ATGTCGCCGCTCGGCGCGCTGacggtcctcctcctcctcgccgggGCCGGGGCCCGGAACGCCAGCTGGCCGGGCGAGCGCAAGGGCGAGAGGGCGGCCCCAGTGGGCGACACGTGCCGGGGCTACTATGACGTGATGGGCCAGTACGACCCGCAATTCAACTGCAGCTCGGGCACCTACCTGTACTGCTGTGGGACTTGCCACTACCGCTTCTGCTGCGAGTTCCGCTCCTACCAGCTGGCACAAGGCGGCTGCAACAACTACTACAGCCCCGACTGGGCCAACCCGCCGCTGACCAGCTCCAGCGTCACCGAGCGCTACGACCCCAGCAAAGATCGGACCAACAGCACCGTCTACATCATCTGCGCCGTCTTGACGCTCAGCTTGGCCGTGGGCATCGGGATCAAGGTGGCCTTCCGCAAGAGCGCCCAGCAGCCCCGGGACGTCAACGTGTCCAG AGCGTTAGTGGACATTCTGCGTCACCAGGCCGTGTCGGTGACGACCGCAGAGAGGAATAACCAGACCAACGTTGGTTCGACCGTATCGCAGAGCGACACCACGTCACACGGGACCAAGACACCGTACACGCCCGTCAAGAAGATCAAAGCCAATCAGG